DNA sequence from the Paenibacillus sp. FSL R7-0204 genome:
CGGCCATCTCTGCTCTCGTAATCGGTGCATTCCCCCGGAATTTCCCGGCCGGATCACCCTTCATTACGCCCTGTGCATTCACGAAGGCAATGGCTGCTGCCGCATAATGACGGACAGCCACATCCGGGAAGGGAAGAGTGCCTACAGGCGCACTAGCATCATAGCCCAGATTCCGGGCAAGCATGAGTGCCATCTGCGAGCGTGTTACCCGGTCGTCCGGCTTGAATTCGCCATCCGGGAAGCCAACGATATAGGATACATGCGTAGCAGGCGACTGATTATTGAAGTTGATAATCGTAAAGGTACTGAATTTGCTTACCGAGAATTCCAGTCCAAGCAGTCCCTCTTTATAGGTAACCGCTTTGCCTTTGACAACCTCTTTCGTGCCGTCGGTATGTTCAATGAAAATACCGAGCTGTGCCAGGAATGCATTACGCGCCGCTTCATTCGCAGGCAGCTTCACATCTCTTAACGGCAGGATCAGGGTTACCGCCCGGCTGGACAGGTTCGTCTCGATGGTCATCGGTCTGGCGACCACTTCGATTTTGTTGTCCTTGGCCACTTCACGGACCACAGCTTCGAGCGTGGCTCTCTTCTCGATTTCACTCCGCTCTGTTACACTTCTCACCGGCACCAGCCGGAAATAGAAGTCTTGTCCGATGCCTTCCAGCGATTCATTCGGAACACGCACAATCGCGTTCTCCGTATAGATTTCCAGTACAATTCCGTTCTCTTTCAGCAATTTGGCGGTCTCCGCCGGGATCTGGACATTCACTTCGCTGACATTGTCCGCCGCATCCGGGATGACTACACGGGCAATGCTTTGTCCCGTCTCCTTTGCCTTCTTCACCGCTTCTTCGGCCTTATCCTTGGTGAAGCGGACCAGATCGGTGATCATGCCATTGCTCTGAGTGGTGCGCTGTACCGGCACTTTCGTGATGCCAGCTGCATTGGCTCCGCCGATGGCCACATCCACCTGAATCACTTCGGTCTTGGATGTTTCAGGCGCTGCTGGAGCCGGAGCAGAACCTCCGCCTGATGGAGCAGGCTCTTGTCTGGTGATAGTTACGGTGTAGGTGTTCGTTCCGCCTGCAGAATCCTTGACGGTTACCACAACCTCATTCTTCCCAACCTTCAGCAAAAGAGCCGAGCTCCATTCGCCGCCCTTCACCTGTACTGGTGCTTCACCGGCAATGCTAAGCGTTACCGTGGCTCCAGGGTCCAGAGTAAACGGCTTAAGGGATATTTCATATACACTGTTGCTTACAGTGACGTCGTACTTGGTAGTTTCAGGCTTGAACTCAGGCTGCAGTGTGCCGCTCGAAGGATCAAGCGATACGAGCTTCCCGCTTGCGCGGATAACCTGAATCTGGTATTGCCCCAGCTTAACGCCCGGACGCTTCGCATCCACAATATCTACCTGGATGATGTTCAGCCCTTCCTGAAGCGGCAGCTTGCTCCAGTCTCCGTCAGGAACCTCTACACCGTTCAAGCTAACCTTGCGCAGCGTATCGTTGTCTCCTGCCGGAGCAAGATTCAGCGCAATAGTACCCGTCTCATTAGGCACGGTCGCCTGATAGCCGCTTGGTACATCCGGCTGGAAGGCTGGACTCAGCGATACCGGCTTATCCCCTGCCGTTAATCCCAGACCGTTCTCCGGCAGCTTGCCGCCGTCTGCGATATATTTGCTATCCCCGCCTAGGTCAATGCCCGGCTGCAATCCTGTAAGCGGGTTATTCTTGTTGCCGTTCTCCGTTACATTGCCAAGCTCCGGATCGTAGCTGAGCATGCCGCCGTTATGATCTGCGGGAATTGAAACGATAAGTTCATTGCCGTTAATCTCAAAAGGTGCCTGAAGCGGCACGCCGCCGTAAGTGAATCCGGCCAGATCGGTCAGATCGTTGATCGGCTTATTAAACACCAGCTTGAGCTGCCCCGCTTCGGGATAAGCAGCAACGAGCTGAAGCGGAATCACATTGTTATTCTTCGTGATGCCTGACTGCTCGCCGGCCTGGATCGGCTTCAATTCGTTCAGAACGTTGCCTTCAGCCGTAACATTACCGGCAGCGGGATCGTACCCTACGATCAGCGCATCATCTGGACCGAGCGCTTCCTCCAGAACGACTTCTACTTTATCGCCCTGTACGGACTTCACAGCAATCACTTTCCGTCCATCGACGGTAAGCCCGGTGAAGTCAGCATCGGTCAACGCAGAACCAACAGGTTGGTTGAAAGTCAGTACCGCGTGATCCGGCTGGCCTTCGTTTACCGCCACATGGGTCAATTCCAGCTGCGGTACCGTGAACGGCACCAGCTTCGTTTCTGTTCTTACTTCATCGCCGAATGTCTTGGTCGAAGTCACCGCCACATGGTAGGAGCCCGGTGCCAGCGGACCCGGCAGCTTGGTGTCCCATTTATAGACATCATCGGTTACCGTAATCCCTACCTCAAGGTCGAACAGATGCGCATTCGGGTGGACATCCACTTTATACACAGCAGCCGTAACCACCGAGTCCAGTGCAGCTTGTCCGGTTACCGGGAGCGGGAAGTCTGCTCCATATACCTCTGTTCCCTTAGCAGGCGTTTCAATTTCCAAGGAATCACCAAACGGTCCGTTCGCAATGAGTGTAAAGTCGGACACTGGCTCCTTCCCCGGTGTCTGAGCCTGGATTGCCGACTCTGCGGCATCATATTCGATTCTAACCACAGGGTCATTAACCAGCGGGCTGGCCAGGGTCAGAATAATGACACTAGGATCTTGGTCGGATACTACAGCATTCGTAAGATCCACCACTTTTCCGTCCAGTGTCACTCTGAAGTCATCCGTAGGGTCGGCATCGCCTTCATTGAACTTAACCGGCTTGTCGAACTTAATGGATACCTGATTGTTGCTGCCCTCGGTATAGCTTGCGCTATCAGCCACTGGCGGCTGCTTAACCAATCCGGCAATCGCATCCTCCAGACCCTTGCGGGCAGCTTCAATCTCCTCCGGGGAAGCATGGTCATCTTTAAGGACAACTTCCGCCGCATCCACTGCCTTTTGAAGAACGGTCAGAGACGCCTGAGTATAGATTGGCGGAGTCTCGCTGAGATATTCTGCTGCTGCGTCGTTGTCCTGCTTCAGCGGGGTTTTATCCACCAGTGTAATTGTTGTGTTAATGCTTGTGGTAGAATCGCCTGGCATGCCGCCGTATTCAACAAGGTAGGCATCTACTTTGTTGTCGATTGCATAATCATTCCATTTACTTTTATATTGACCGCTAGAATAAATATGGACCACATGCTCGAACGTGGCGTCATTGGGTTCTCCCGTAGCCCAGTTAGCGTACATAGTGCCGTAAGTTGCATCGGTAACATTGGGAACTGTGGCAGTATCATTATTTTTTCCATTAATGTTATACCCCTTATAGAAAGGAAGGCCGGATTTGCCTTCGTATTGCACCATTCCTTCCGGTCCGGTTACCCAGCGCCAATCGCCGTAGCCGTTATATTTTCCAATGCTCTGCAAGGTAGAGACATTTTGGGTGGCCTTTCCGTTCCCGTCTACCGCCCGGGCTACGTCTTTCCCGCCAATCCAGCCAATTACCGGAGTCTTATCGACAATAAAAGCGTTCTCATCCGGGTCAGTAATCGTCACCAGATACCCTTGACGTCCATAATAACTCTTCTTCTCGGCATCCGCCTTGGCTTTCGGCCACTTGATGCTGGTTTCCGACACATACTCATAGAAATGGCCGTTTTTATTAAAGGCCGGGACAGGACCAAGGCCGAAGGTCAGACTGCGCTCTCCTGGTGATGTCATAGTGAATTCGGCATTTTCCAATACGCTCTGATAATCTGCAGTTGAAGCTACGCCTTTTAATATATAGACACCGTCTCCCGGGCCGTAGGCAGCTGTAATTCCCGTATCCGCCGTTGCGAACGTAATTTTGTCACCTGACTTATATCCGTTGATTACAACCGTAGCCCCTGTCATCATTTCACCCGGACCTGCGGTGATAAAGAGCTCAGGGAAGGTTAAGTTTACAGCATTGCTGCCGTCTTTGGTGAAACTCCGGTACTTCTCCGAAGTGAAAATTTGTTCCGAGCCTTCATTCTCCGCTACAGCCGCATGGGCCACGGGACCAAGCACCGCAAAGTTGGCGGTGACCAGCGCAATTGATAAAGAGGCGGCCAGAGTGCGTGACCATCTTTTATTCCTT
Encoded proteins:
- a CDS encoding S-layer homology domain-containing protein is translated as MTTSKKRNKRWSRTLAASLSIALVTANFAVLGPVAHAAVAENEGSEQIFTSEKYRSFTKDGSNAVNLTFPELFITAGPGEMMTGATVVINGYKSGDKITFATADTGITAAYGPGDGVYILKGVASTADYQSVLENAEFTMTSPGERSLTFGLGPVPAFNKNGHFYEYVSETSIKWPKAKADAEKKSYYGRQGYLVTITDPDENAFIVDKTPVIGWIGGKDVARAVDGNGKATQNVSTLQSIGKYNGYGDWRWVTGPEGMVQYEGKSGLPFYKGYNINGKNNDTATVPNVTDATYGTMYANWATGEPNDATFEHVVHIYSSGQYKSKWNDYAIDNKVDAYLVEYGGMPGDSTTSINTTITLVDKTPLKQDNDAAAEYLSETPPIYTQASLTVLQKAVDAAEVVLKDDHASPEEIEAARKGLEDAIAGLVKQPPVADSASYTEGSNNQVSIKFDKPVKFNEGDADPTDDFRVTLDGKVVDLTNAVVSDQDPSVIILTLASPLVNDPVVRIEYDAAESAIQAQTPGKEPVSDFTLIANGPFGDSLEIETPAKGTEVYGADFPLPVTGQAALDSVVTAAVYKVDVHPNAHLFDLEVGITVTDDVYKWDTKLPGPLAPGSYHVAVTSTKTFGDEVRTETKLVPFTVPQLELTHVAVNEGQPDHAVLTFNQPVGSALTDADFTGLTVDGRKVIAVKSVQGDKVEVVLEEALGPDDALIVGYDPAAGNVTAEGNVLNELKPIQAGEQSGITKNNNVIPLQLVAAYPEAGQLKLVFNKPINDLTDLAGFTYGGVPLQAPFEINGNELIVSIPADHNGGMLSYDPELGNVTENGNKNNPLTGLQPGIDLGGDSKYIADGGKLPENGLGLTAGDKPVSLSPAFQPDVPSGYQATVPNETGTIALNLAPAGDNDTLRKVSLNGVEVPDGDWSKLPLQEGLNIIQVDIVDAKRPGVKLGQYQIQVIRASGKLVSLDPSSGTLQPEFKPETTKYDVTVSNSVYEISLKPFTLDPGATVTLSIAGEAPVQVKGGEWSSALLLKVGKNEVVVTVKDSAGGTNTYTVTITRQEPAPSGGGSAPAPAAPETSKTEVIQVDVAIGGANAAGITKVPVQRTTQSNGMITDLVRFTKDKAEEAVKKAKETGQSIARVVIPDAADNVSEVNVQIPAETAKLLKENGIVLEIYTENAIVRVPNESLEGIGQDFYFRLVPVRSVTERSEIEKRATLEAVVREVAKDNKIEVVARPMTIETNLSSRAVTLILPLRDVKLPANEAARNAFLAQLGIFIEHTDGTKEVVKGKAVTYKEGLLGLEFSVSKFSTFTIINFNNQSPATHVSYIVGFPDGEFKPDDRVTRSQMALMLARNLGYDASAPVGTLPFPDVAVRHYAAAAIAFVNAQGVMKGDPAGKFRGNAPITRAEMAAAAANYLKLAVPADGKSSFNDTTGHWAQGVIEANVKAGLLKGYPDGSFKPNAYLTRAEAVVIVNQMFDRGPLHGADAVKFPDVSKNHWAYLDIQEAVIDHQYRIDSEQKEQRVTE